The sequence aattcatcagctccacttaccatataggagcactttatagttctataattactgactgtagtccatctatttctctactgttatcaccctgttcttcaatggtcaggactcccacagaaccactacagagcaggtattatttaggtggtggatcattctcagcactgcagtgacaatgacatggtggtggtgtgttagtgtgtgttgtgctggtatgagtggatcagacacagcagcgctgttggagtttttaaataccgtgcccactcactgtccactctattagacactcctacctaattggtccaccttgtagatgtaaagtcagagatgatcgctcatctattgctgctgtttgagttggtcatcttctagaccttcatcagtggtcacaagacgctgcccacggggcgctgttggctggatatatttttggtcggtggactattctcagtccagcagtgacagtgaggtgtttaaaaactccagcagcattactgtgtcttatccactcacaccagcacaacacacactaacacaccaccaccatgtcagtgtcactgcagcactctgaatgatccacaacccaagcaatacctactctgtagtagtcctgggagagtcctgaccattaaagaacagcatgaaagggggctaacaaagcatgcagagaaacagatggactacactccgtaattgtagaactacaaagtgcttctatatggtaagtggagctaataaaatggacagtgagtgtaaaaacaaggaggtggttttaatgttatggctgatcagtgtatgtggaaGCCACACAGCACCTAATGACttgggttcaaacctcaccactggtCACAGGCCATGAAAActgtttggcatgttttcttcAGGTATTTTGGTTACCTCCAACTACCCAAATACATGTTGGCTGATGCACCATAGGATAACTGAACCTACCTAACATGTTAACTGTTATTTTCCAAAATGACATTGTTCTTTTCAAGTCACATTTTCAGCTCTCAGTGAAAATCTTACTAAATACCAAAAACAAGTCAACTGTCtttctttaaatataaagacataCAGTATTCACTATAGTCATGCGTACTTTATTTTCCAAAATGCAATTTGCAATTACAAAAGAAAAATCAACAAGCAATTTTCATGCAAGTCAATAACATTTTATCAACATATACAGCATTTCAAGGCTGGTACCATTGGTTTCCCCATGATAAATACTAACGATGTGTATTTGACCATTTTCGTGTTGACACCAAGTTATTTAAACCAATGATGAACCAAAGactataaataaagataatttAAATGTTTCCTTCCCATACACATTAACTGTTTCATGTCCAGAATGCAAAACATGCCAAAAGACCTGTTTCCAAGGTTACTGCACATCTTAGGCAAACAGCGAGTTACACATTAACAAACTTTTACAGAACACAGCTTTTGTTTAAGAGGAGTAAATCTTCCAAAGAACATAACATTTAATTTTGATCTGTACCCCCCTCCCCCAGTAAAGTGcgtttttttataaatatagccCTAAAGCTTTAGATATAACTTTCCCAGTATCAAAATGCAGTGTAGAACAAATAGGTGACAATGACAACACAATGTCATGGTCACAAGATTTAAGTTACAAATGCTAAACAAGCAGTGATTACAAAGTAGCAACAGTCAGCAGTCCTGAGATGGACACCCCCGCAAGAGTGAGATAGAGAGGGAACTGTGTAAGGGTCTGTCTGAAGTGATAGAGAGTGTGAATACATATTTAAACCATTCCTAAATGCGTTTAATTTATTTGGATTGTATGCACATTGAAAAGAACTTGTTTGATTCATGGTGTTGGCTTCTTCGCAGCTTTGACACAGTCCATCAGGCTTTAGGCAACAGGTGAGACACCAATGGGCATTGGAAAGTTACGATTGTTGTTCATGATATCGTCTAAATCTTCATCATTAAGGTCCACTGtttaacaaaagaaaaaaaagttgagTTTATCTTAATGCCTtttaaaatctcacaatagttatATAGTGCAGatgccttttatttttttagctgGGATCTTTTGTGACTTTCTGAGAGTGTTGTTACTCAGCCCTTTAAGAAAAGTTAGCAGAAAAACCACCCCTGGATGGATGTTACTCTGCTGCAAGTTTTCTTAATGGTTCTtagtggttcggtggagtcctaaaGGCTTGGACATGGTTCTGAAACACTtttcatacatttttattttttcagatCTTCTAGAACTCCTTTAGTGTACACATTAAAATGGGTCAATACATTTTATGCTGAATATAAATGGTCAGCAACAATGCTTGGATAGGCTGTAGCATTTAAATGATGATTAAATGAGCACATAATTTTGGCAGTTCTGATTCGTGTTCATTGATGCTTCCATCCTACTAGCTAAAGTAAGAGAAATAAAATGCGGACCAGTGAATCTTTAATACAAGACTTTTTTGCTTGTACTTATGTCACTAGTCTCAGCAATAGATTTAAGAGTATGACTTTTTTGAACATTTAATGACGCACATGTGACCAAAGATTGTGTACTGAATGAAACTGTTACAGTTTCCTTTtgaattttaattaaatgctattaaatacagtttagaataaataagtacatataATTTATTGGATGTCCTAGCCAATCCTTACACAGAATATTACTACATAAATATGTACTTTTTACTAGGGGCAAGATAATGTAAAGCAATTACACAGTCTATATTTTTCCCCATAACTTACTCAAGCTCTCTATTCATGGGTACTGACCTCTCTTGGAGCGGCCGATCTGTGCGAGTTTGGGTGCTCTGTTCATTCTGCGTGGAGGAACTGCTGCGCCTCTCTCTGCTCCTGCCTGGTCTGTGCCGTACGGAATGACAGCACTGGGCCGCATTGCGCATGCGGGAGGGATTAGGTCGGGTAGTGCCGCTCCGCCGTACATATCCGCTGCTGGATCTGTGTGCTGTAATTCAAACGATCTGTTCATGAATCCCTTTTTgtccaaacaaaacaacaagagCTTGTAATGCTAGAGCTTTACCACGTATAGAGGATAAACAAGACTCAATCCATACGATATATTCGCCAGTACGCAAATATTATATGCTGCACGGtagtgtggcatgtaaacagCTAGTGCTTCATattgcacaacacacactaccgtACAGAATGTAATATTCGCGCATTAGCGTTTTCCGTCTACTGGGCAAAACCATTATAAACCAGTTTTAAACGGATTAAGATATAAATATTGACGGCACATAGCAGACAAAATATGACAGTAAACCTCTAGTAAATAATTGGTGCtttaattttttacaaataTTCGTTCCAAGTCGTTTTTGTGTTTATAAACACAAAGGCGCTCATACAGGTTTCCCATTCTCTAAGTTGCAGACCGTTAAAATTCGAAAAATTTGACtagtaagtaaaaaataaacataatacaaAATACATACCTTGTTTTAAGTCGGTGCTGGGTGTAAAAATTGTTTTTATAAGCCGAGTGAAGCGACAAAACTTGTTCGCGGTGTGACAGGCAGGAAGTACACTGCTACTTTACTAGGGCAGGCAGCAGCTTTGGGGATTTCCTC is a genomic window of Trichomycterus rosablanca isolate fTriRos1 chromosome 4, fTriRos1.hap1, whole genome shotgun sequence containing:
- the si:dkey-112a7.4 gene encoding uncharacterized protein si:dkey-112a7.4, producing the protein MNRSFELQHTDPAADMYGGAALPDLIPPACAMRPSAVIPYGTDQAGAERGAAVPPRRMNRAPKLAQIGRSKRVDLNDEDLDDIMNNNRNFPMPIGVSPVA